The genomic segment TCATATCCAGTGAGTTTAGCCTTAAGCCCGTGATCAAAATAGCCGAAAAGCAATGTGTCTGGGGTAACTTCTGATAGCCTGACTTTGGGTCTACTAGCTTTGCTGCAGATGCCGAGACTCACGCATTCTGCCCCGATATCATAATTAAAATTAACTTGATAGCTGTGTGCCAACGGCTGATATCCATTTTCCGTTGGGCATTCTCAATCCATGATGATTTATAGGTCAAACGCTAGGGACATTTATACCCTACATTTAATGTATTGGTAGCCATATTTCAGGATGTAAGCGGTATGGATGGTGAAATGCTTACGCTGACGGATGAGCACCCGTCTGATCGGCTTCCTCGGGAGCAGTCCTTAAAAACATGGAAAGTGGCTGTGGTTGATGATGAAGATGATATTCACTCCCTGACCCGAATGGTGATTAAGGATCTGCTCTTCTTTGGACGAAAACTGGAGCTTTATAGCGTTCATTCCGGCAGTGAAGCGCAGCAGTTATTGAGACAACACCAGGATATAGTACTTGTCTTACTTGATGTGGTCATGGAAACTGACCACGCTGGGCTAGATTTAGCTCAATTCATCCGTAAAGATCTCAATAACCATCTAACCCGGATCACTCTCAGAACAGGCCAACCAGGACAAGCTCCAGAACTCTCTACGGTTGTGAACTATGACATCAATGATTATAAAGAAAAAACAGATTTAACCTCGAAAAAACTCATTGTTGCCATTTACTCTGCGATCCGCAGCTACAGGGATCTGCTTGCGATAGAAAAGACAAAAGATCACCTCAAAAAATTACTTCGATCCACCCATGAACTCTATCATTCTCACGCAATTCGAGAGTTTGCTGTTCATGTATTGGAGCAGTTGGTCTCTCTTCTTCACTTGGGGGAGGATGCCCTTTACGTTAAAACAGAGACACCCGGGGTGGATGGTTACCTGGGTAAAGAGGTCGTTGTCGGCATTGGCTGCTATTCAAAATATTCATGTAGTACCCAGTCTCAGCTTCCTGATGTGATGCATACCGAGCTCGATCGTGTACGTGAAGAAAAGAAGATCATTGTTTTTGATGATCACTTCCTTGCTTACTTTCGAGCACCTCAGGGGTCTGAGCACCTTCTTTATGTCACTGGGATTACGAAAAAAGAGTTCACGGTCGAAAATCAGGAGTTGGTTTGTATCTTTTGCGAGCATGTGGGGAAAGCCTTTGACTCGTTCGCACCAAAAGAGCGCGAGGAATACCTCCATTTTTAGCCATGCAACACTGGAGTTGCTCAAGGTAAGC from the Dongshaea marina genome contains:
- a CDS encoding DUF3369 domain-containing protein, which codes for MDGEMLTLTDEHPSDRLPREQSLKTWKVAVVDDEDDIHSLTRMVIKDLLFFGRKLELYSVHSGSEAQQLLRQHQDIVLVLLDVVMETDHAGLDLAQFIRKDLNNHLTRITLRTGQPGQAPELSTVVNYDINDYKEKTDLTSKKLIVAIYSAIRSYRDLLAIEKTKDHLKKLLRSTHELYHSHAIREFAVHVLEQLVSLLHLGEDALYVKTETPGVDGYLGKEVVVGIGCYSKYSCSTQSQLPDVMHTELDRVREEKKIIVFDDHFLAYFRAPQGSEHLLYVTGITKKEFTVENQELVCIFCEHVGKAFDSFAPKEREEYLHF